The following nucleotide sequence is from Melioribacteraceae bacterium.
TCTTCGGTAATATTTTCGAATGTTTGAGCAATAGTTACGCTATCGGCCGGAAGCCAAACATCACTTGTTCTATCAATAGTCAATCTTGAGAAGGCAATATTAAAACTATCGGCATCGCTCAAATAGTTAAGAAGTGAGTTCTTTGTTCCGTTTAATATTTCGGATTTAGTTATTGTTGAATTTGTCAGCTTGTAATCAAAAAGTACCATTACTTTTTTGCTCGTTTCACTACTTAAAATTTCGGAAGGGAGTAAAGCAAGTTGATAATAGTCTTCATTTTCTTCCGTAAATGTGCTTAGATAAATTCCTTCTTGCATTGGTGACTTTAATGAGAAAGTAAGATTGTTGTATAAGTAACTCGTTGGAATTTCAACAAACTGATAATCACCAAATGTTGTATCAGAACCATTTTCAAAAGTTAATTCGGGATTTTCAACAATTTCGGGCGAAGTCCATTGTTCGGTTGGATAAACAACTAATCTAAGTTTATCAACCTCTTTTGCAGAAGTAGTTAAAAGCTCGGTCGGTAAAGACGCCATTACTCTCGAAGCCGTCCAGTCCGTCGGAACTAAATAAGTAATTTTCACCTTGCGGGGAAGATCTTTTAAAAGCGGAAAAACTCTTAGCTCATAGTAATCACTATTTCCATAATAACCTTCTCTCTTGAATAGAATAGAAGGGTCAAGATTTCGTCCGACAATTTCATTATAGATCGATCCCGCGGTCCATTCGTCCATTATCTCGGCTTGGATAATTTCGTCTTCTATCCAAAGCCATGAATCGTGTACAATAGCATCATCACCCAAAGTAAAAATTAGTTCGGCTTCAAGACTATCGTTTTCATTATAATAGTTGGGTGTTGTTACGGCAAATGTTAAATATAATCCATACTCAAAAAAAACACCTTTCGGTTTAATGGTTAACGTTGCTTCTTCTATCGTTCCTTGTTCAACCCACCATCCCCAATCCGGTTTAATTATGTATAAGGAATTTTGGGAGAAAAGTTGAATTGAGAACAACAGAAAAAAGCATGAAGTAATTAATAATTGTAATTTTTGTTTCATACCCGCCTCTCCTTTTGAAACACAATTGTTAATGTAAGGAATTGAATAGAAAGAATCTTAATTTAAAATGAGAAAATGAGGTAAAAATTTGGTTTTTAGGACATAATATCAATTTTGCATGGTGATGCGATAAAATGATATTTAAATAATGTAAGTGAAAAAGGCGGTGAGTATTACACTTTTTCGAGAATTATAATTGATAGATCATCACTCATCTTTGTGTTGCCGCGATAATCGTCAATCACATTTACAATATAATTCCCGAGTTCCGGTGCCGGTCGATGTCTTTGATTATTGAGTACTGTTAATAATCGTTGTTCACCGAAGAACTGCCCTTCTTCATTTGTTGCTTCCGTTAATCCGTCGGAATAAATTAAAAATTTATCATTTTGATTCAACTCGAGAACTTCTTCGTTTAGATCAAGATCTTTAATTAAACCTAATGCAGCTCCGCCTTTGCTGAGAGGAATAATAGAGTCATCTTTAATTACTAGAGGCGGCATATGACCGGCATTAATATATTTGATTTGGTTTTTGTTTGCTTCAATTTCAAGATAGAACAATGACGCAAAAATACTTTTCAAACTATCGCGGTGGAAAATTTTATTTATCTTACTCATCAATTCGGTTAAAGATGAATTCTCGTCAGCGAGCGCCCTAATTGTCGCTTGCAGCTTTGCCATAATCAATGCGGCACTCAAACCTTTACCGGCAACGTCACCGATTGAAATTCCGAATTTAGTTTTTGAGAGTTGAATATAATCTATTAAATCACCGCCTACATCGTTAGCCGATTTTGTAAACAACCAAACATTCCAGCCTTCAATTTCCGGATTTGAATCCGGCATTAAAGCCGATTGAACTTTATGTCCCGCTTCAAGTTCATCTTTAGCTAAAAGTTTATCTTTAAGTTCCAGCATAAGGACAAAAACCAAAATTATTCCACCAAGAATATGTGAATTGCTACCACCGGTGGTACCCGTCCCGGTTTCGAACTGAACATTGGATATTAATATGAGTGCAATTCCAAGGACAAACATCAATCTTCTAACAGGAGTCATACGAAAAAACATTGCGCGCAGCAGCCACCATGAGATCTTAAAGAAACGTTTAAAAGCGCCCATGTCTTTGAGCTGTTCTTTTTTCTCGTCGTCTAAAAAGTTTTCTTTTAAATCCCGGTAGTCTTCGGATAAATTTTTGCGAAGATCAGGTTGACGCAGGTCGTCTCTTATGGTATGACGAATTTTCGGTTCTTCTTTTTGTGCCATTTAAGTTTTAATATGATTGTTATGTCTTGGTTATTAAGACGTCTTAAGATAGGGTTTTGTTTTGAATTGAGAAAATGGAAGTAGAGACTTGATCACGCCACAGGCGGACAAGTTAATCAAGTCTCTACAAATGAGGACTTATTGTATCTTTTTGGCAGGCATTTCTCTTCCGCCTTGAAACAATGTTAAACTCTCAACTTTTCCTTCGTTATTTCGATTGAATTTAATTTGTGCATCAACTACGGTTAAATAAAATTCAGTTTCGCTTGATGGATAAACCTCAAATTCCGGTTGACCGGTTGCCTGTGTATATAATTGACCGGCTTCATGTCTGATTGTTAATATAAAGTTTGGTGCAAGTTCATATTTGCCGACATACTCGTTTAATATATCTTCGCCGACGGTTATTTCTTTTTTATACTCAACGCCTAATTCTTTTAATTTTTCAATTCCGTTTTGATTACCCGGATTCATATCAACTGATTTTTTGTAATACTCAATGGCTT
It contains:
- a CDS encoding PP2C family protein-serine/threonine phosphatase; the encoded protein is MAQKEEPKIRHTIRDDLRQPDLRKNLSEDYRDLKENFLDDEKKEQLKDMGAFKRFFKISWWLLRAMFFRMTPVRRLMFVLGIALILISNVQFETGTGTTGGSNSHILGGIILVFVLMLELKDKLLAKDELEAGHKVQSALMPDSNPEIEGWNVWLFTKSANDVGGDLIDYIQLSKTKFGISIGDVAGKGLSAALIMAKLQATIRALADENSSLTELMSKINKIFHRDSLKSIFASLFYLEIEANKNQIKYINAGHMPPLVIKDDSIIPLSKGGAALGLIKDLDLNEEVLELNQNDKFLIYSDGLTEATNEEGQFFGEQRLLTVLNNQRHRPAPELGNYIVNVIDDYRGNTKMSDDLSIIILEKV